The following proteins are encoded in a genomic region of Pungitius pungitius chromosome 17, fPunPun2.1, whole genome shotgun sequence:
- the arid1ab gene encoding AT-rich interactive domain-containing protein 1A isoform X1: MPPRPPSVQSDTIMHPSMNQSAMGPERVYMRNPQMAPYGSPGQPGSALSPRQSSGGQMHAGMGPYPQNNSMGNYGPQGGQYGPQGYPRQPAYTGMPNANYPTGPAGMSGSMNPIPGQGSGAPYGGIPPGRIGPAQMGPRPFGPAMAANMAGMPPQVASGMCPPPAMNRKEGGPSMHHGPANNRPPGYPNMAQGMMGTGSPYGPGMNSMHGMMNQGAPGPYPMGANVANNTPGMAPSSEFGVEKMNPTQKINNKMEGTPKPESKKKSSSSTITNEKITRLYELGPEPERKMWVDRFLAFAEEKAMGMNNLPAVGRKPLDLFRLYVSVKEIGGLTQVNKNKKWRELATNLNVGTSSSAASSLKKQYIQCLYAFECKIERGEDPPADFFNTDTKKNQPKIQPPSPAGSGSLQGPQTPQSTSSSMAEGGDLKPPTPASTPHTQMPPMPGASRSSVNLQDPFADGVDPAFSRRNALTPNSQGYQPGMGGPEMITRMGPYESNKDPFGGMRKAGEQFMQPGPNSGMGEQYNRGPPGPMGNMQMGQRQQYPYGYDRRPEPGMGPDGSMGPGAPQPNMMPSGAETGMYSPSRPPPQQRHESFSNQYPGQGAPPGGPYPNPQPGMYPQQQPNYKRPVDGGYGPPAKRHEGEMYNVPYSGQQQPGPQPSGPQGQQDMYNQYNAYPGGDRRPPGPQNQFPFPFGRDRVPPSAGPNSQSPMAPQMMSSPMPSGPDGPQGPMWQGRNEMGYPNYPNRPGPPVPGQGPGYHGMNRSEEMMPSDQRMNHEGQWPGHVNQRQPPFGPGGSGPPMTRPLPSTYQTSQNHIPQVSSPTPMPRPMESRTSPSKSPYMHPGIKVQKAGPPVPASHIGQAPVQQPMIRRDVAFPPGSVEASPPHLKPRRRLTMKDIGTPEAWRVMMSLKSGLLAESTWALDTINILLYDDNSITTFNLCQLPGFLELVVEYFRRCLIEIFGILKEYEVGDPGQRTLIDPDAAEDPDDEPPLPEGEDMDVDEEDEEDEEPEDTKASPDTPSLVQVKQEEESSHKRATSEEEEEEEEEKKERDSSTKEPATSGSSSQDQNLHSEKPRQASKFDKLPIKVVRKKNPFLVNLSSKLGQRQSFDSGLTHWSIGGGDTTEHIQTHFESRKDLLKQRKRKPAAAEGRKKSEASKSNGENKPRGPPSESADPRGSLAERSAPPPLPIGAPVTATIDDVLSARPGSVTEEVVRGGAEEQKENGKYLFSINPDLQSRRNIKILEDEPHSKDETPLSTLSDWQDSLARRCVCVSNIVRSLSFVPGNDLEMSKHPGLLLLLGRLVLLHHRHPERKQAPVTYEKEDEEDEGVSCERDEWWWDCLEVLRENCLVTLANISGQLDLSIYPESICLPLLDGLLHWAVCPSAEALDPFPTLGPHGSLSPQRLVLETLSKLSIQDNNVDLILATPPFSRLEKLYGSLVRLVGERKVAVCREMAVVLLANLAQGDGLAARAIAVQKGSVGNLLGFLEDSLAATQYQQSQSSLLQMQGGPQFEPTSVDMMRRAARALHALAKVEENHSEFTLYESRLLDISVSPLMNSLVSQVICDVLFLIGQS, translated from the exons ATGCCTCCGCGGCCGCCCAGCGTCCAGTCAGACACCATCATGCACCCTTCTATGAACCAGTCCGCCATGGGCCCGGAGAGGG TGTACATGCGTAACCCTCAGATGGCTCCCTACGGGTCCCCTGGTCAACCTGGCTCCGCCTTATCTCCACGCCAGTCTTCGGGAGGccagatgcatgctgggatgggACCTTATCCCCAGAACAACTCCATGGGGAACTACGGGCCTCAGGGCGGGCAGTATGGTCCGCAAG GTTACCCCAGGCAGCCCGCTTACACCGGGATGCCCAACGCCAACTACCCCACCGGGCCGGCCGGCATGAGCGGCTCCATGAACCCCATACCGGGCCAGGGCAGCGGCGCTCCGTACGGCGGCATCCCGCCCGGCAGGATAGGCCCGGCGCAGATGGGTCCTCGGCCCTTCGGCCCCGCCATGGCCGCCAACATGGCCGGCATGCCTCCCCAGGTGGCGTCCGGGATGTGTCCCCCGCCGGCCATGAACAGGAAGGAGGGCGGCCCCTCCATGCACCACGGGCCCGCTAACAACAG gCCTCCCGGCTACCCTAACATGGCTCAGGGGATGATGGGAACGGGCTCTCCATACGGCCCCGGCATGAACAGCATGCACGGTATGATGAACCAGGGAGCGCCCGGGCCTTACCCAATGGGAGCCAATGTAGCCAACAACACTCCTG GAATGGCTCCCAGTTCGGAGTTTGGCGTGGAAAAAATGAACCCGACCCAGAAGATCAACAACAAAATGGAGGGGACTCCCAAGCCCGAATCCAAAAAG AAGTCGAGCTCCTCCACCATCACCAACGAGAAGATCACCCGTCTGTACGAGCTCGGCCCGGAGCCGGAGCGGAAGATGTGGGTGGATCGGTTCCTGGCCTTCGCCGAGGAGAAGGCGATGGGAATGAACAACCTGCCCGCCGTCGGACGCAAGCCCCTCGATCTCTTCCGGCTCTACGTGTCCGTCAAGGAGATCGGCGGCCTCACCCAG GTGAACAAGAACAAGAAGTGGAGGGAGCTGGCCACCAACCTGAACGTGGGCACGTCGAGCAGCGCTGCCAGCTCACTAAAGAAACAGTACATCCAGTGTCTGTACGCCTTCGAGTGCAAGATCGAGCGCGGCGAGGACCCGCCGGCCGACTTCTTCAACACGGACACCAAAAAGAACCAGCCCAAGATCCAGCCTCCCAGCCCAG CTGGTTCTGGATCCCTGCAAGGACCGCAGACGCCCCAGTCCACCAGTAGTTCCATGGCAGAGGGTGGAGACCTGAAGCCCCCGACCCCGGCCTCCACCCCACACACGCAAATGCCTCCAATGCCTGGCGCCAG CAGGAGTAGCGTCAACCTGCAGGACCCGTTTGCGGATGGCGTTGACCCGGCGTTTTCCAGAAGGAACGCCCTGACTCCCAACTCGCAGGGCTACCAGCCCGGCATGGGGGGCCCGGAGATGATCACTCGAATGGGTCCCTACGAGTCCAACAAGGACCCCTTCGGTGGCATGAGGAAAG CTGGAGAGCAGTTCATGCAGCCGGGTCCCAACAGTGGGATGGGAGAACAGTACAACCGAGGTCCACCAGGACCTATGGGTAACATGCAGATGGGCCAGAGGCAACAGTACCCGTACGGATACGACAGAAG ACCGGAGCCCGGCATGGGTCCCGACGGCAGCATGGGACCAGGAGCTCCTCAGCCCAACATGATGccttccggcgccgagacgggGATGTACTCGCCCAGCCGCCCTCCCCCACAGCAACG GCATGAATCCTTCAGCAATCAGTACCCTGGCCAAGGAGCTCCCCCTGGTGGCCCGTACCCGAATCCGCAGCCAGGAATGTATCCACAGCAGCAACCG AACTACAAGCGTCCCGTGGATGGAGGGTATGGGCCTCCTGCCAAGCGCCATGAGGGAGAAATGTACAATGTCCCCTACAGTGGTCAGCAGCAACCTGGACCCCAGCCCTCGGGACCCCAGGGCCAACAGGACATGTACAACCAGTATAATGCATATCCTGGAGGGGACCGCAGACCACCGGGTCCACAGAACCAGTTCCCCTTCCCCTTTGGCCGGGACAGGGTACCGCCGTCGGCAGGGCCGAACTCCCAGTCTCCAATGGCTCCCCAAATGATGTCGAGCCCCATGCCCTCGGGTCCCGACGGCCCCCAGGGCCCAATGTGGCAGGGTCGCAATGAGATGGGCTACCCGAACTACCCGAACAGACCAGGACCTCCCGTCCCGGGCCAGGGCCCCGGCTACCACGGCATGAACCGCTCGGAGGAGATGATGCCGTCGGACCAACGCATGAACCACGAGGGCCAGTGGCCCGGCCACGTCAACCAGCGCCAGCCTCCGTTTGGCCCCGGCGGTTCCGGACCACCCATGACCAGACCCCTGCCGTCCACCTACCAGACTTCGCAGAACCACATTCCTCAGGTGTCGAGCCCCACGCCGATGCCCCGGCCCATGGAGAGCAGGACGTCGCCCAGCAAGTCCCCCTACATGCATCCGGGCATCAAGGTGCAGAAAGCCGGACCCCCGGTGCCCGCCTCCCACATCGGCCAGGCCCCGGTGCAGCAGCCCATGATCCGGCGAGATGTGGCCTTCCCTCCCGGCTCGGTGGAGGCGTCCCCTCCCCACCTGAAGCCTCGCAGACGGCTCACCATGAAAGACATCG GCACTCCAGAGGCTTGGAGAGTGATGATGTCGCTGAAGTCGGGCCTCCTCGCCGAGAGCACCTGGGCCTTGGACACCATCAACATCTTACTGTATGATGACAACAGCATTACTACTTTTAACTTATGCCAG CTGCCTGGTTTcctggagctggtggtggagTACTTCAGGCGCTGCCTCATCGAGATCTTTGGCATCTTGAAGGAGTACGAAGTGGGAGACCCCGGCCAGCGCACCCTCATAGACCCCGACGCGGCCGAGGATCCCGACGACGAGCCCCCACTGCCCGAGGGCGAGGACATGGACGTGgacgaagaggacgaggaggacgaggagcccgAGGATACCAAGGCCAGTCCCGACACCCCATCGCTGGTCCaggtgaagcaggaggaggagagctctcACAAACGCGCCACttcggaggaggaagaggaggaggaggaggagaagaaggaaagagaCTCTTCTACCAAGGAACCCGCCACCTCCGGGTCCTCCTCCCAGGACCAGAACCTCCACTCGGAGAAGCCCAGGCAGGCGAGCAAGTTCGACAAGCTCCCCATCAAGGTGGTGCGGAAGAAGAACCCCTTCCTGGTGAACCTCTCGTCCAAGCTGGGGCAGCGGCAGAGCTTCGACAGCGGCCTGACACACTGGAGCATCGGCGGCGGCGACACCACCGAACACATTCAGACCCACTTTGAGAGCCGGAAGGACCTCCTCAAGCAGCGGAAACGCAAGCCGGCGGCGGCCGAGGGCCGCAAGAAGTCCGAGGCCTCCAAGTCCAACGGGGAGAATAAACCCCGGGGGCCGCCGTCCGAGTCCGCCGACCCTCGGGGGTCTTTGGCGGAGAGGAGcgcgccccctcccctccccatcgGCGCGCCGGTCACCGCCACCATCGATGACGTGCTGTCCGCCCGCCCGGGCTCGGTCACGGAGGAGGTGGTGCGCGGCGGCGccgaggagcagaaggagaacgGCAAGTACCTGTTCAGCATCAACCCCGACCTGCAGAGCCGCCGCAACATCAAGATCCTGGAGGACGAGCCGCACAGCaaggacgagacgccgctcagCACCCTGTCGGACTGGCAGGACTCGCTGGCCCGGCGCTGCGTCTGCGTCTCCAACATCGTGCGCAGCCTCTCGTTCGTGCCGGGCAACGACCTGGAGATGTCCAAGCACCcgggcctcctgctgctgctgggccgcCTGGTGCTGCTCCACCACAGGCACCCCGAGCGCAAGCAGGCGCCGGTCACCTACgagaaggaggacgaggaggacgagggcgtCAGCTGCGAGAGGGACGAGTGGTGGTGGGACTGCCTCGAGGTGCTGAGGGAGAACTGCCTCGTCACCCTGGCGAACATCTCAGGCCAGCTGGACCTTTCCATCTACCCGGAGAGCATATGCCTGCCGCTGCTGGACGGCCTGCTCCACTGGGCGGTCTGCCCCTCGGCGGAGGCCCTGGACCCCTTCCCCACGCTGGGGCCCCACGGCTCGCTCTCCCCCCAGAGACTGGTCCTCGAGACCCTCAGCAAGCTCAGCATCCAGGACAACAACGTGGACCTCATACTGGCGACGCCGCCGTTCAGCCGCCTGGAGAAGCTGTACGGCTCGCTGGTGCGCCTGGTCGGCGAGCGCAAGGTGGCCGTGTGCCGGGAGATGGCGGTGGTCCTGCTGGCCAACTTGGCGCAGGGCGACGGCCTGGCGGCGCGGGCCATCGCCGTGCAGAAGGGCAGCGTGGGCAACCTGCTGGGCTTCCTGGAGGACAGCCTCGCGGCCACGCAGTACCAGCAGAGCCAGAGCTCCCTGCTGCAGATGCAGGGCGGACCTCAGTTCGAGCCCACCAGCGTGGACATGATGCGGCGGGCGGCCCGCGCCCTGCACGCCCTGGCCAAGGTGGAGGAGAACCACTCCGAGTTCACGTTGTACGAGTCGCGGCTACTGGACATCTCGGTGTCCCCACTTATGAACTCTCTTGTGTCCCAGGTGATCTGTGACGTTCTGTTTCTGATTGGCCAGTCATGA
- the arid1ab gene encoding AT-rich interactive domain-containing protein 1A isoform X2 produces the protein MPPRPPSVQSDTIMHPSMNQSAMGPERVYMRNPQMAPYGSPGQPGSALSPRQSSGGQMHAGMGPYPQNNSMGNYGPQGGQYGPQGYPRQPAYTGMPNANYPTGPAGMSGSMNPIPGQGSGAPYGGIPPGRIGPAQMGPRPFGPAMAANMAGMPPQVASGMCPPPAMNRKEGGPSMHHGPANNRPPGYPNMAQGMMGTGSPYGPGMNSMHGMMNQGAPGPYPMGANVANNTPGMAPSSEFGVEKMNPTQKINNKMEGTPKPESKKKSSSSTITNEKITRLYELGPEPERKMWVDRFLAFAEEKAMGMNNLPAVGRKPLDLFRLYVSVKEIGGLTQVNKNKKWRELATNLNVGTSSSAASSLKKQYIQCLYAFECKIERGEDPPADFFNTDTKKNQPKIQPPSPAGSGSLQGPQTPQSTSSSMAEGGDLKPPTPASTPHTQMPPMPGARSSVNLQDPFADGVDPAFSRRNALTPNSQGYQPGMGGPEMITRMGPYESNKDPFGGMRKAGEQFMQPGPNSGMGEQYNRGPPGPMGNMQMGQRQQYPYGYDRRPEPGMGPDGSMGPGAPQPNMMPSGAETGMYSPSRPPPQQRHESFSNQYPGQGAPPGGPYPNPQPGMYPQQQPNYKRPVDGGYGPPAKRHEGEMYNVPYSGQQQPGPQPSGPQGQQDMYNQYNAYPGGDRRPPGPQNQFPFPFGRDRVPPSAGPNSQSPMAPQMMSSPMPSGPDGPQGPMWQGRNEMGYPNYPNRPGPPVPGQGPGYHGMNRSEEMMPSDQRMNHEGQWPGHVNQRQPPFGPGGSGPPMTRPLPSTYQTSQNHIPQVSSPTPMPRPMESRTSPSKSPYMHPGIKVQKAGPPVPASHIGQAPVQQPMIRRDVAFPPGSVEASPPHLKPRRRLTMKDIGTPEAWRVMMSLKSGLLAESTWALDTINILLYDDNSITTFNLCQLPGFLELVVEYFRRCLIEIFGILKEYEVGDPGQRTLIDPDAAEDPDDEPPLPEGEDMDVDEEDEEDEEPEDTKASPDTPSLVQVKQEEESSHKRATSEEEEEEEEEKKERDSSTKEPATSGSSSQDQNLHSEKPRQASKFDKLPIKVVRKKNPFLVNLSSKLGQRQSFDSGLTHWSIGGGDTTEHIQTHFESRKDLLKQRKRKPAAAEGRKKSEASKSNGENKPRGPPSESADPRGSLAERSAPPPLPIGAPVTATIDDVLSARPGSVTEEVVRGGAEEQKENGKYLFSINPDLQSRRNIKILEDEPHSKDETPLSTLSDWQDSLARRCVCVSNIVRSLSFVPGNDLEMSKHPGLLLLLGRLVLLHHRHPERKQAPVTYEKEDEEDEGVSCERDEWWWDCLEVLRENCLVTLANISGQLDLSIYPESICLPLLDGLLHWAVCPSAEALDPFPTLGPHGSLSPQRLVLETLSKLSIQDNNVDLILATPPFSRLEKLYGSLVRLVGERKVAVCREMAVVLLANLAQGDGLAARAIAVQKGSVGNLLGFLEDSLAATQYQQSQSSLLQMQGGPQFEPTSVDMMRRAARALHALAKVEENHSEFTLYESRLLDISVSPLMNSLVSQVICDVLFLIGQS, from the exons ATGCCTCCGCGGCCGCCCAGCGTCCAGTCAGACACCATCATGCACCCTTCTATGAACCAGTCCGCCATGGGCCCGGAGAGGG TGTACATGCGTAACCCTCAGATGGCTCCCTACGGGTCCCCTGGTCAACCTGGCTCCGCCTTATCTCCACGCCAGTCTTCGGGAGGccagatgcatgctgggatgggACCTTATCCCCAGAACAACTCCATGGGGAACTACGGGCCTCAGGGCGGGCAGTATGGTCCGCAAG GTTACCCCAGGCAGCCCGCTTACACCGGGATGCCCAACGCCAACTACCCCACCGGGCCGGCCGGCATGAGCGGCTCCATGAACCCCATACCGGGCCAGGGCAGCGGCGCTCCGTACGGCGGCATCCCGCCCGGCAGGATAGGCCCGGCGCAGATGGGTCCTCGGCCCTTCGGCCCCGCCATGGCCGCCAACATGGCCGGCATGCCTCCCCAGGTGGCGTCCGGGATGTGTCCCCCGCCGGCCATGAACAGGAAGGAGGGCGGCCCCTCCATGCACCACGGGCCCGCTAACAACAG gCCTCCCGGCTACCCTAACATGGCTCAGGGGATGATGGGAACGGGCTCTCCATACGGCCCCGGCATGAACAGCATGCACGGTATGATGAACCAGGGAGCGCCCGGGCCTTACCCAATGGGAGCCAATGTAGCCAACAACACTCCTG GAATGGCTCCCAGTTCGGAGTTTGGCGTGGAAAAAATGAACCCGACCCAGAAGATCAACAACAAAATGGAGGGGACTCCCAAGCCCGAATCCAAAAAG AAGTCGAGCTCCTCCACCATCACCAACGAGAAGATCACCCGTCTGTACGAGCTCGGCCCGGAGCCGGAGCGGAAGATGTGGGTGGATCGGTTCCTGGCCTTCGCCGAGGAGAAGGCGATGGGAATGAACAACCTGCCCGCCGTCGGACGCAAGCCCCTCGATCTCTTCCGGCTCTACGTGTCCGTCAAGGAGATCGGCGGCCTCACCCAG GTGAACAAGAACAAGAAGTGGAGGGAGCTGGCCACCAACCTGAACGTGGGCACGTCGAGCAGCGCTGCCAGCTCACTAAAGAAACAGTACATCCAGTGTCTGTACGCCTTCGAGTGCAAGATCGAGCGCGGCGAGGACCCGCCGGCCGACTTCTTCAACACGGACACCAAAAAGAACCAGCCCAAGATCCAGCCTCCCAGCCCAG CTGGTTCTGGATCCCTGCAAGGACCGCAGACGCCCCAGTCCACCAGTAGTTCCATGGCAGAGGGTGGAGACCTGAAGCCCCCGACCCCGGCCTCCACCCCACACACGCAAATGCCTCCAATGCCTGGCGCCAG GAGTAGCGTCAACCTGCAGGACCCGTTTGCGGATGGCGTTGACCCGGCGTTTTCCAGAAGGAACGCCCTGACTCCCAACTCGCAGGGCTACCAGCCCGGCATGGGGGGCCCGGAGATGATCACTCGAATGGGTCCCTACGAGTCCAACAAGGACCCCTTCGGTGGCATGAGGAAAG CTGGAGAGCAGTTCATGCAGCCGGGTCCCAACAGTGGGATGGGAGAACAGTACAACCGAGGTCCACCAGGACCTATGGGTAACATGCAGATGGGCCAGAGGCAACAGTACCCGTACGGATACGACAGAAG ACCGGAGCCCGGCATGGGTCCCGACGGCAGCATGGGACCAGGAGCTCCTCAGCCCAACATGATGccttccggcgccgagacgggGATGTACTCGCCCAGCCGCCCTCCCCCACAGCAACG GCATGAATCCTTCAGCAATCAGTACCCTGGCCAAGGAGCTCCCCCTGGTGGCCCGTACCCGAATCCGCAGCCAGGAATGTATCCACAGCAGCAACCG AACTACAAGCGTCCCGTGGATGGAGGGTATGGGCCTCCTGCCAAGCGCCATGAGGGAGAAATGTACAATGTCCCCTACAGTGGTCAGCAGCAACCTGGACCCCAGCCCTCGGGACCCCAGGGCCAACAGGACATGTACAACCAGTATAATGCATATCCTGGAGGGGACCGCAGACCACCGGGTCCACAGAACCAGTTCCCCTTCCCCTTTGGCCGGGACAGGGTACCGCCGTCGGCAGGGCCGAACTCCCAGTCTCCAATGGCTCCCCAAATGATGTCGAGCCCCATGCCCTCGGGTCCCGACGGCCCCCAGGGCCCAATGTGGCAGGGTCGCAATGAGATGGGCTACCCGAACTACCCGAACAGACCAGGACCTCCCGTCCCGGGCCAGGGCCCCGGCTACCACGGCATGAACCGCTCGGAGGAGATGATGCCGTCGGACCAACGCATGAACCACGAGGGCCAGTGGCCCGGCCACGTCAACCAGCGCCAGCCTCCGTTTGGCCCCGGCGGTTCCGGACCACCCATGACCAGACCCCTGCCGTCCACCTACCAGACTTCGCAGAACCACATTCCTCAGGTGTCGAGCCCCACGCCGATGCCCCGGCCCATGGAGAGCAGGACGTCGCCCAGCAAGTCCCCCTACATGCATCCGGGCATCAAGGTGCAGAAAGCCGGACCCCCGGTGCCCGCCTCCCACATCGGCCAGGCCCCGGTGCAGCAGCCCATGATCCGGCGAGATGTGGCCTTCCCTCCCGGCTCGGTGGAGGCGTCCCCTCCCCACCTGAAGCCTCGCAGACGGCTCACCATGAAAGACATCG GCACTCCAGAGGCTTGGAGAGTGATGATGTCGCTGAAGTCGGGCCTCCTCGCCGAGAGCACCTGGGCCTTGGACACCATCAACATCTTACTGTATGATGACAACAGCATTACTACTTTTAACTTATGCCAG CTGCCTGGTTTcctggagctggtggtggagTACTTCAGGCGCTGCCTCATCGAGATCTTTGGCATCTTGAAGGAGTACGAAGTGGGAGACCCCGGCCAGCGCACCCTCATAGACCCCGACGCGGCCGAGGATCCCGACGACGAGCCCCCACTGCCCGAGGGCGAGGACATGGACGTGgacgaagaggacgaggaggacgaggagcccgAGGATACCAAGGCCAGTCCCGACACCCCATCGCTGGTCCaggtgaagcaggaggaggagagctctcACAAACGCGCCACttcggaggaggaagaggaggaggaggaggagaagaaggaaagagaCTCTTCTACCAAGGAACCCGCCACCTCCGGGTCCTCCTCCCAGGACCAGAACCTCCACTCGGAGAAGCCCAGGCAGGCGAGCAAGTTCGACAAGCTCCCCATCAAGGTGGTGCGGAAGAAGAACCCCTTCCTGGTGAACCTCTCGTCCAAGCTGGGGCAGCGGCAGAGCTTCGACAGCGGCCTGACACACTGGAGCATCGGCGGCGGCGACACCACCGAACACATTCAGACCCACTTTGAGAGCCGGAAGGACCTCCTCAAGCAGCGGAAACGCAAGCCGGCGGCGGCCGAGGGCCGCAAGAAGTCCGAGGCCTCCAAGTCCAACGGGGAGAATAAACCCCGGGGGCCGCCGTCCGAGTCCGCCGACCCTCGGGGGTCTTTGGCGGAGAGGAGcgcgccccctcccctccccatcgGCGCGCCGGTCACCGCCACCATCGATGACGTGCTGTCCGCCCGCCCGGGCTCGGTCACGGAGGAGGTGGTGCGCGGCGGCGccgaggagcagaaggagaacgGCAAGTACCTGTTCAGCATCAACCCCGACCTGCAGAGCCGCCGCAACATCAAGATCCTGGAGGACGAGCCGCACAGCaaggacgagacgccgctcagCACCCTGTCGGACTGGCAGGACTCGCTGGCCCGGCGCTGCGTCTGCGTCTCCAACATCGTGCGCAGCCTCTCGTTCGTGCCGGGCAACGACCTGGAGATGTCCAAGCACCcgggcctcctgctgctgctgggccgcCTGGTGCTGCTCCACCACAGGCACCCCGAGCGCAAGCAGGCGCCGGTCACCTACgagaaggaggacgaggaggacgagggcgtCAGCTGCGAGAGGGACGAGTGGTGGTGGGACTGCCTCGAGGTGCTGAGGGAGAACTGCCTCGTCACCCTGGCGAACATCTCAGGCCAGCTGGACCTTTCCATCTACCCGGAGAGCATATGCCTGCCGCTGCTGGACGGCCTGCTCCACTGGGCGGTCTGCCCCTCGGCGGAGGCCCTGGACCCCTTCCCCACGCTGGGGCCCCACGGCTCGCTCTCCCCCCAGAGACTGGTCCTCGAGACCCTCAGCAAGCTCAGCATCCAGGACAACAACGTGGACCTCATACTGGCGACGCCGCCGTTCAGCCGCCTGGAGAAGCTGTACGGCTCGCTGGTGCGCCTGGTCGGCGAGCGCAAGGTGGCCGTGTGCCGGGAGATGGCGGTGGTCCTGCTGGCCAACTTGGCGCAGGGCGACGGCCTGGCGGCGCGGGCCATCGCCGTGCAGAAGGGCAGCGTGGGCAACCTGCTGGGCTTCCTGGAGGACAGCCTCGCGGCCACGCAGTACCAGCAGAGCCAGAGCTCCCTGCTGCAGATGCAGGGCGGACCTCAGTTCGAGCCCACCAGCGTGGACATGATGCGGCGGGCGGCCCGCGCCCTGCACGCCCTGGCCAAGGTGGAGGAGAACCACTCCGAGTTCACGTTGTACGAGTCGCGGCTACTGGACATCTCGGTGTCCCCACTTATGAACTCTCTTGTGTCCCAGGTGATCTGTGACGTTCTGTTTCTGATTGGCCAGTCATGA